The following nucleotide sequence is from Komagataeibacter medellinensis NBRC 3288.
ACAGCTTAACTTCCTGCCTGAAAAGCAGACCGATTTCATTTTCACCATGATTGCCGAGGAATGGGGTTATGTTGGCGGCATTACCGTCATTGGCATGCTGCTGCTGCTGGTCTTTGGCGGCATGCTGATCGCCATGCGCAGCCGCAACCAGTTCGGTCGCCTGCTGGGGTTGGGCATTTCGATGAACTTCTTCCTGTACTGCGCGGTCAACCTGTCCATGGTGATGGGGGCGATCCCGGTTGGTGGCGTGCCGCTGCCGCTTATTTCCTATGGCGGGTCAGCCATGCTCATGGTCATGTTTGGTTTCGGGCTGCTCATGTCCGCATGGGTGCATCGCAATTCCACCTTTGGCGAGGCCACACAGGGGGAAAAGGACTGATGGCGGCCATTATGCCGCCCACGCCTGCCGTTGCGCGTGCCTACCGCCTCAGCACCTATCACGCACCCGGCCTGCCGGTTGTGCGCATTGGCCACCGGCCGTCGTGGCGGGGCGTGGTGCCGCAGGGTGATGTGGTCCTGCTCAGCGCGTACAATCCTGGCGGCAGGCGGCGGCCCGATGGCTGGAACCGGCGTATGATGCGGCGGCTGGCCAGTGCCCTGGCGGGGTTGCCACATGTGCTGGGTGAAGGGCGG
It contains:
- a CDS encoding DUF3293 domain-containing protein; amino-acid sequence: MAAIMPPTPAVARAYRLSTYHAPGLPVVRIGHRPSWRGVVPQGDVVLLSAYNPGGRRRPDGWNRRMMRRLASALAGLPHVLGEGRLGRWSEPLYAVRMPLARGIVLARRFRQNAVVVLHGNRPARLVYLA